A window from Vibrio cortegadensis encodes these proteins:
- the gspC gene encoding type II secretion system protein GspC yields MKRLELGSGINSSPLYMRLLNNGPALQQQISFVLTLVLIAASAWILGQIIWFVQPQSGALVPWKAQVSQNRGNHQSQQMDLSDLQSINLFGAYDEKRPQVIAKPVVQDAPKTRLNLVLVGAVASSNPNTSLAVIANRGKQATYGINEEIEGTRAKLKAVLIDRVIIDNSGRDETLMLEGLEYKKLSVSEPSNKKTVSNVRGNNPSSARDKLAKIKQTITRDPQQIFQYVRLSQVKQGGKVRGYRVSPGKEPELFQSVGLQSGDIATQLNGLDLTDPKAMGQIFRSISDLTELSLTVERDGQQHDIYIEF; encoded by the coding sequence TTGAAACGATTAGAGCTCGGAAGCGGAATCAATAGTAGCCCGCTATATATGCGGTTATTGAATAACGGGCCAGCACTCCAGCAACAGATCAGTTTTGTACTAACACTAGTCTTAATCGCAGCGTCTGCTTGGATACTAGGGCAAATCATATGGTTCGTTCAGCCTCAAAGCGGAGCTCTAGTCCCATGGAAAGCGCAAGTCTCTCAAAACCGTGGTAATCATCAATCGCAGCAGATGGATCTATCTGACTTACAAAGTATCAACCTGTTTGGCGCTTATGATGAAAAAAGACCTCAAGTGATCGCTAAACCTGTTGTGCAAGATGCGCCGAAAACACGTCTTAATCTTGTGCTCGTGGGTGCGGTGGCAAGTTCAAACCCTAATACCAGTTTAGCGGTTATAGCCAATCGCGGTAAGCAAGCGACATACGGTATCAATGAAGAAATTGAAGGCACTCGCGCTAAGTTGAAAGCGGTATTGATCGATCGAGTCATTATTGATAACTCTGGACGAGATGAGACGTTAATGCTCGAAGGGTTAGAGTATAAGAAGCTTTCTGTTTCAGAACCGAGTAATAAAAAAACCGTTTCTAATGTCCGTGGTAACAACCCATCAAGCGCTCGTGATAAGTTAGCCAAGATAAAACAAACGATTACTCGTGATCCACAACAGATATTCCAATACGTTCGTCTATCCCAAGTTAAGCAGGGTGGTAAAGTACGAGGCTATCGCGTTAGCCCGGGTAAAGAGCCAGAGTTATTTCAGTCGGTTGGTTTACAAAGCGGCGATATAGCCACGCAACTGAATGGGTTAGACCTCACCGATCCAAAGGCGATGGGGCAAATATTTAGGTCGATTTCTGATTTGACAGAGCTGAGTCTCACTGTCGAGAGAGATGGACAGCAACACGACATCTATATTGAATTTTAG
- the gspI gene encoding type II secretion system minor pseudopilin GspI: MKNNRTRGMTLLEVLVALAIFATAAISVIRSVTQHINTVSYLEEKMFAGMVVDNQMAKVLLSTDKLKAQKGEAEMAGRTWYWKVTPVNTSGDLLKAFDVSASLEKGGSPLSTVRSYVVK; encoded by the coding sequence ATGAAGAATAACCGAACTCGTGGGATGACGTTGTTAGAAGTGCTGGTGGCACTCGCGATTTTTGCGACCGCAGCCATAAGCGTGATTCGATCGGTGACTCAGCATATTAATACTGTCAGCTATCTAGAAGAGAAGATGTTCGCAGGAATGGTGGTTGATAACCAGATGGCGAAAGTACTGCTGAGCACTGATAAGTTAAAAGCTCAGAAAGGCGAAGCTGAAATGGCAGGTAGAACTTGGTATTGGAAAGTAACGCCGGTTAACACCAGTGGCGACTTACTCAAGGCGTTTGATGTGAGTGCTTCATTAGAGAAAGGCGGAAGCCCATTATCGACGGTGAGAAGTTATGTGGTTAAATAA
- the gspK gene encoding type II secretion system minor pseudopilin GspK, which produces MVNTSRVKLKALNQPRRRQTGVALIVVLMLLAIMASIAASMSERLFVQFQRAGNQVNYQQAYWYSLGVESLAKVAIEQSYKDSDTVNLNQGWALEEQVYPLDYGQVSGRILDRQACFNLNALAQVKANLSSTDRPYLVKVLQRLLEESDVENYSAEVISDSVWEFVDSDTNVTSSSGVEDSTYEALKPSYLSPNSLMADSSELRAVYQVKGDVVQNVDNLVCALPTDNWRLNVNTLAPEQATLLVAMFDPELSESNAKDLIESRPFDGWASVDEFMAEADIAAVNEKTKKQAKSYLSVDSAYFELDAQILVDDSRVRIRSLLYSDNRKTVTVVRRRFGGISERVSDRSAE; this is translated from the coding sequence ATGGTTAATACCTCTCGTGTGAAGCTGAAAGCGCTCAATCAACCAAGACGCCGACAAACGGGTGTCGCGTTGATCGTGGTTTTGATGTTACTAGCCATCATGGCTTCCATCGCAGCCAGCATGTCTGAGCGTCTGTTTGTGCAATTTCAGCGTGCCGGAAATCAGGTGAATTACCAGCAAGCCTATTGGTACAGTTTAGGGGTTGAATCGTTAGCAAAAGTGGCGATTGAACAGAGTTACAAAGACAGTGATACCGTGAACCTTAACCAAGGTTGGGCGTTAGAAGAACAAGTGTATCCACTTGATTATGGACAAGTATCTGGGCGAATTCTTGATCGCCAAGCCTGTTTTAATTTGAATGCATTAGCTCAAGTAAAAGCGAATCTTTCGTCTACGGATCGTCCATATTTAGTTAAAGTATTGCAACGGTTGTTAGAGGAATCTGATGTTGAAAATTATTCAGCAGAGGTCATCTCGGATTCGGTGTGGGAATTTGTCGACAGCGATACCAATGTGACCTCCTCTTCTGGTGTAGAAGACAGTACTTATGAAGCGTTGAAACCCTCGTATCTCTCGCCGAATAGTTTAATGGCAGATAGCAGTGAATTGCGAGCGGTGTACCAAGTTAAAGGTGACGTGGTTCAGAACGTCGATAATCTCGTGTGCGCTCTACCAACCGACAATTGGCGTTTAAATGTGAATACACTCGCGCCGGAGCAGGCCACGCTTTTAGTCGCAATGTTTGATCCTGAACTCAGTGAGTCGAATGCTAAAGACTTGATCGAAAGCCGTCCTTTTGATGGTTGGGCAAGTGTGGATGAATTTATGGCAGAGGCCGATATTGCCGCTGTTAATGAGAAAACAAAAAAGCAGGCAAAATCTTACTTAAGTGTAGATAGTGCTTATTTTGAATTGGATGCACAAATTTTAGTGGATGATTCGCGGGTGCGGATCCGAAGCCTTTTGTACAGCGATAATCGGAAAACTGTGACGGTAGTACGCCGTCGTTTTGGAGGGATCAGTGAGCGAGTTTCTGACCGTTCGGCTGAGTAG
- the gspG gene encoding type II secretion system major pseudopilin GspG: MKNRMKKQAGFTLLEVMVVVVILGVLASFVVPNLLGNKEKADQQKAVTDIIALENALDMYKLDNSVYPTTDQGLEALVTKPSSPEPRNYRDNGYIKRLPNDPWGNEYQYLSPGDNGNIDIFTLGADGQEGGEDISADIGNWNIQDFQ; this comes from the coding sequence ATGAAAAATAGAATGAAAAAACAAGCGGGCTTTACACTGTTAGAAGTCATGGTTGTGGTGGTTATCTTAGGCGTACTCGCAAGTTTTGTTGTTCCGAACTTGTTAGGTAACAAAGAGAAAGCCGACCAACAGAAAGCCGTGACCGATATTATCGCGTTAGAAAATGCGTTAGATATGTATAAGCTAGATAACAGCGTTTACCCAACAACAGACCAAGGCTTAGAAGCGTTGGTCACCAAACCAAGCAGCCCTGAGCCACGTAATTACCGTGACAATGGTTACATCAAGCGTCTTCCAAATGACCCATGGGGCAACGAGTACCAATACCTTAGCCCTGGTGATAACGGTAATATTGATATCTTTACGCTTGGTGCTGATGGTCAAGAAGGTGGTGAAGATATTTCAGCCGATATTGGCAACTGGAACATTCAGGACTTTCAATAA
- the gspJ gene encoding type II secretion system minor pseudopilin GspJ: MWLNKRSSNRSTASSSIKSSGFTLIEVLVSIAIFSTLSLAAYQVVNQIQRSNEVSLERSTRINELQRSLVMMDSDFRQMALRQFRTDGEEPTSALLQWQEYLLDSDAKGVMFTRLGWHNPQQQFPRGEVTKVGYRLKESTLERVWWRYPDTPAGQAGVVTPLLTQVESLDLRFYDGKSWQKQWQSKLSLPKAVSVVLTLEDFGEIERIYLTSGGSIKLQDNANSQDSSSSSQVSGGNNG; this comes from the coding sequence ATGTGGTTAAATAAACGATCCTCAAACCGCTCAACCGCGAGTTCATCCATCAAATCTTCAGGCTTTACCCTGATTGAAGTTTTGGTGTCGATAGCCATTTTCTCTACCTTAAGTCTTGCGGCTTATCAGGTGGTGAATCAAATACAGCGCAGTAATGAAGTCTCTTTAGAGCGCAGCACTCGAATTAATGAACTTCAACGTTCACTGGTCATGATGGACAGTGATTTTCGTCAAATGGCGTTGAGGCAGTTCCGTACTGATGGCGAAGAGCCGACATCTGCCCTTCTTCAGTGGCAAGAGTACCTGTTGGACTCTGACGCGAAAGGGGTCATGTTTACTCGTTTGGGTTGGCATAACCCACAACAGCAATTTCCTCGTGGGGAAGTGACTAAAGTCGGCTATCGATTAAAAGAATCCACCCTTGAGCGTGTTTGGTGGCGTTATCCCGATACACCAGCAGGGCAAGCTGGCGTGGTGACACCGCTGCTGACTCAAGTGGAAAGTTTAGATTTACGTTTTTACGATGGAAAAAGCTGGCAGAAACAGTGGCAGAGTAAACTCTCTCTACCCAAAGCCGTTTCTGTGGTGCTAACTCTTGAAGATTTTGGCGAAATTGAGCGGATTTACCTCACGTCGGGCGGAAGCATTAAGCTTCAAGATAATGCTAATTCTCAGGATTCGAGCAGCAGTTCTCAAGTGAGTGGTGGCAACAATGGTTAA
- the gspF gene encoding type II secretion system inner membrane protein GspF gives MAAFEYKALNEKGRQKKGVIEGDNARQVRQRLKEQGLVPIEVVETQTKAKADKASGKSSGFKRGISTPDLALITRQLSTLVQSGMPLEECLKAVSEQSEKPRIRTMMAAIRSKVTEGYTLADSFADYPHIFDELFRSMVAAGEKSGHLDGVLERLADYAENRQKMRSKLQQAMIYPVVLVVFAVVIVSFLLASVVPKIVEPILQMGQELPQSTQILLASSEFIQNWGLMLLFVVVVSIYLCKLALSKPSIRLSWDRKILSMPLIGKISKGLNTSRFAHTLSICTSSAIPILEGMKVAVDVMSNQYVKNQVTAAADNVREGSSLRKALEQTKLFPPMMLHMIASGEQSGQLEQMLTRAANTQDQNFESTVNIALGIFTPALIALMASLVLFIVMATLMPMLEMNNLISG, from the coding sequence ATGGCGGCGTTTGAATACAAAGCCTTAAACGAAAAAGGCAGACAGAAAAAAGGGGTTATCGAAGGTGATAATGCTCGTCAAGTTCGCCAGCGTTTAAAAGAGCAAGGCTTAGTCCCGATTGAAGTCGTGGAAACACAGACCAAAGCGAAAGCCGATAAAGCCAGTGGTAAATCTTCAGGTTTTAAGCGTGGCATCAGTACGCCTGATCTCGCTTTGATTACGCGTCAGTTATCGACATTAGTACAATCAGGCATGCCACTTGAAGAGTGCTTAAAAGCCGTTTCTGAGCAGTCTGAAAAACCACGAATTCGCACCATGATGGCCGCTATTCGCTCAAAGGTGACGGAAGGTTACACGTTGGCAGACAGTTTTGCGGATTATCCGCATATTTTTGATGAACTGTTTCGTTCAATGGTTGCTGCGGGTGAAAAATCTGGTCATTTAGATGGCGTTTTGGAGCGACTTGCCGACTATGCTGAAAACCGCCAAAAGATGCGTTCTAAGTTGCAACAAGCGATGATCTATCCGGTTGTGCTTGTCGTCTTCGCCGTGGTGATTGTGTCATTTTTGCTGGCAAGCGTGGTGCCAAAAATCGTCGAACCTATTTTGCAGATGGGTCAAGAGCTGCCTCAATCCACTCAAATACTGCTAGCATCCAGCGAATTTATTCAAAACTGGGGGCTGATGTTGCTCTTTGTGGTCGTGGTCAGCATATATCTTTGCAAGCTTGCCTTGAGTAAACCTAGCATTCGTCTGAGTTGGGATAGAAAAATCCTCTCGATGCCGCTGATCGGAAAGATCTCGAAAGGATTAAACACCTCCCGCTTTGCTCATACATTATCGATTTGTACGTCGAGTGCGATCCCTATTCTGGAAGGGATGAAAGTGGCAGTGGATGTGATGTCGAATCAGTATGTGAAAAATCAAGTCACGGCCGCAGCCGATAATGTGCGCGAAGGTTCGAGTTTGCGTAAAGCCCTTGAACAAACCAAATTGTTCCCACCAATGATGCTGCATATGATCGCCAGTGGTGAACAAAGTGGTCAGTTGGAGCAGATGCTGACACGAGCGGCGAACACGCAAGATCAAAACTTTGAATCTACCGTCAATATCGCGTTGGGTATTTTTACCCCTGCACTGATCGCGTTAATGGCGAGTTTGGTGCTGTTTATTGTGATGGCAACCTTGATGCCAATGCTGGAAATGAATAACTTAATTAGTGGGTAG
- the gspD gene encoding type II secretion system secretin GspD, with product MKHWLKKSAWLLAGCLFCTPAAIANDFSASFKGTDIQEFINIVGRNLEKTIIVDPAVRGKIDVRSYDVLNEEQYYSFFLNVLEVYGFAVVEMDTGILKIIKAKDAKTSAIPVVGNNERIKGDSVITRVVAVRNVSVRELSPLLRQLNDNAGAGNVVHYDPANIILITGRAAVVNRLAEIIKRVDQAGDKEIEVVELANASAAEMVRIVEALNKTTNTKNTPAFLQPKLVADERTNSILISGDPKVRERLRRLIEQLDVEMATKGNNRVVYLKYAKAEDMVDVLKGVSDNLQAEKQSGGKNSKTKRGDVVIAAHKGTNSLVITAPPDIMNAIQDVIAQLDIRRAQVLIEALIVEMSEGDGVNLGVQWGNLETGAMIQYGNTGASIGQVMVGLEEAKDTTKTESYWNSTDNKWESRETTEEGDYSTLASALGKVNGAAMSVVMGDWTALISAVATDSNSNILSSPSITVMDNGEASFIVGEEVPVLTGSSASSGNDNPFQTVDRKEVGIKLKVVPQINEGDSVQLQIEQEVSNVLGANGAVDVRFAKRQLNTTVIVQDGQMLVLGGLIDERALESESKVPLLGDIPYLGHLFKSTSTQVEKKNLMVFIKPTIIRDGMSADGITQRKYNYIRAEQLFKADQGLKLMDNSLIPVLPEFGDDIRHPAEIQAFLDQMKETQ from the coding sequence GTGAAACATTGGTTGAAGAAGAGTGCATGGTTGTTAGCGGGATGCTTATTCTGTACTCCAGCGGCTATCGCAAATGATTTTAGTGCGAGTTTTAAAGGAACAGACATTCAAGAATTCATCAATATTGTTGGTCGAAATCTAGAAAAAACCATCATTGTTGATCCTGCCGTTCGAGGAAAAATCGACGTCCGTAGTTACGATGTACTCAATGAAGAGCAGTATTACAGCTTCTTCTTGAACGTATTAGAAGTCTACGGTTTTGCGGTGGTTGAAATGGACACCGGCATCTTGAAAATCATTAAAGCGAAAGATGCAAAAACCTCAGCAATTCCTGTTGTGGGTAATAACGAACGCATTAAAGGCGACAGCGTGATCACTCGTGTTGTGGCGGTGAGAAATGTATCTGTTCGTGAATTATCTCCATTATTACGTCAGCTAAATGATAATGCGGGCGCGGGTAACGTCGTTCACTACGACCCTGCTAACATTATTTTGATTACTGGCCGTGCAGCGGTGGTGAATCGCTTAGCGGAAATCATCAAACGTGTTGACCAAGCGGGTGACAAAGAGATTGAAGTAGTAGAGCTAGCAAATGCCTCTGCTGCTGAAATGGTACGTATTGTTGAAGCGTTAAATAAAACCACCAATACAAAAAATACCCCTGCTTTCTTACAGCCTAAATTGGTGGCCGATGAGCGCACCAACTCTATTCTGATTTCAGGTGACCCGAAAGTGCGTGAACGCCTACGTCGTCTGATTGAACAACTGGATGTTGAAATGGCGACCAAAGGTAATAACCGTGTGGTTTACCTGAAATACGCGAAAGCAGAAGACATGGTGGATGTGCTAAAAGGCGTATCAGACAACCTGCAAGCGGAGAAACAGTCGGGCGGTAAGAACAGTAAAACTAAGCGCGGTGATGTCGTGATTGCGGCGCATAAAGGCACCAATTCTCTCGTGATCACCGCTCCGCCAGATATCATGAATGCGATTCAAGATGTGATTGCTCAGCTTGATATTCGTCGTGCACAAGTGCTGATTGAAGCATTGATTGTTGAGATGTCAGAAGGCGACGGGGTGAACCTAGGTGTTCAGTGGGGCAACCTAGAAACCGGCGCGATGATCCAGTACGGCAACACGGGCGCATCAATCGGCCAAGTGATGGTTGGTTTAGAAGAAGCGAAAGATACAACCAAAACAGAGAGCTATTGGAATTCTACGGACAATAAATGGGAAAGTCGCGAGACAACCGAAGAAGGTGATTACTCTACTTTAGCAAGCGCATTAGGGAAGGTGAACGGCGCAGCCATGAGTGTAGTCATGGGTGACTGGACTGCCTTGATTAGTGCTGTCGCGACAGACTCTAATTCGAATATTCTCTCTTCTCCAAGCATTACAGTGATGGATAATGGCGAAGCTTCCTTCATCGTGGGTGAAGAAGTGCCGGTATTGACGGGTTCAAGTGCGAGTTCGGGTAATGACAACCCATTCCAAACCGTTGATCGTAAAGAAGTGGGCATCAAGCTGAAAGTGGTACCACAAATCAACGAAGGCGACTCGGTTCAGCTACAAATTGAGCAAGAAGTATCGAACGTTCTTGGCGCGAATGGTGCGGTTGATGTCCGTTTTGCTAAACGTCAGCTTAATACGACCGTGATTGTGCAAGATGGACAGATGCTGGTGCTTGGTGGTCTGATTGATGAGCGTGCATTAGAGAGTGAATCTAAAGTGCCGCTATTAGGTGACATTCCGTATTTGGGGCACCTATTTAAATCAACCAGCACTCAAGTTGAGAAAAAGAACCTGATGGTGTTCATTAAGCCAACCATTATTCGTGATGGAATGAGTGCTGATGGCATTACTCAACGTAAATACAACTACATTCGAGCTGAGCAGCTATTCAAAGCGGATCAAGGCTTGAAGTTGATGGATAACAGCTTGATTCCGGTATTGCCTGAGTTTGGTGATGACATTCGTCACCCTGCAGAAATTCAAGCGTTTCTAGATCAAATGAAAGAGACGCAATAA
- the gspE gene encoding type II secretion system ATPase GspE — translation MVDMLDTAPAYRRLPFSFANRFKLVLEYAHPERPPILFYVAPIKAAALMEVRRVLKGAFTPEAISEELFEKKLTDAYQRDSSEARQLMEDIGADNDDFFSLAEELPQDEDLLESEDDAPIIKLINAMLGEAIKEGASDIHIETFEKTLSIRFRIDGVLRDVLAPSRKLSPLLVSRVKVMAKLDIAEKRVPQDGRISLRIGGRAVDVRVSTMPSSHGERVVMRLLDKNATRLDLHSLGMTAENHENFRRLIKRPHGIILVTGPTGSGKSTTLYAGLQELNSNERNILTVEDPIEFDIDGIGQTQVNPKVDMTFARGLRAILRQDPDVVMVGEIRDLETAQIAVQASLTGHLVMSTLHTNTAVGAITRLRDMGIEPFLISSSLLGVLAQRLVRTLCSDCKVPYQADNEQKKLFNLGSDQELVLYKAHGCEQCNNKGYRGRTGIHELLMIDESVQELIHGEAGEQAIDKCIRSKTPSIRDDGLAKVKRGITSLEEVMRVTKEA, via the coding sequence ATGGTTGATATGTTGGATACGGCGCCAGCTTATCGTCGTCTACCTTTTAGTTTCGCCAACCGATTTAAACTGGTATTGGAGTACGCTCACCCTGAGCGTCCCCCGATCTTGTTTTATGTCGCGCCAATCAAGGCGGCGGCATTAATGGAAGTTCGTCGAGTGCTAAAAGGGGCTTTTACGCCTGAAGCGATTTCAGAAGAGCTGTTTGAAAAAAAACTGACCGATGCCTATCAACGTGATTCGTCGGAAGCGCGTCAGTTAATGGAAGATATCGGAGCCGATAACGATGATTTCTTCTCTCTTGCGGAAGAACTACCACAAGATGAAGACCTACTTGAGTCGGAAGACGACGCACCTATCATTAAATTGATCAACGCCATGCTTGGTGAGGCGATCAAAGAGGGTGCTTCTGATATTCATATTGAGACATTCGAAAAAACCTTATCGATTCGCTTCCGTATCGATGGTGTGTTGCGCGACGTTCTAGCGCCAAGCCGTAAACTCTCACCACTGTTGGTGTCGAGGGTTAAAGTGATGGCGAAGTTGGATATTGCAGAAAAGCGTGTTCCACAAGATGGTCGTATTTCGTTGCGAATCGGTGGTCGAGCGGTGGATGTGCGTGTTTCGACTATGCCATCGTCACACGGTGAGCGTGTGGTAATGCGTCTTTTAGACAAAAACGCGACCCGCTTAGATCTACACAGTTTAGGCATGACAGCCGAAAATCATGAAAACTTCCGCCGTTTGATCAAACGTCCTCACGGTATTATTTTGGTGACGGGCCCGACGGGTTCAGGTAAATCAACCACCTTGTATGCGGGCTTGCAAGAGCTGAATAGCAACGAGCGAAATATCCTCACGGTTGAAGACCCGATTGAATTTGATATCGACGGTATTGGCCAAACTCAAGTTAACCCAAAAGTGGATATGACGTTTGCGCGTGGTTTACGTGCCATTCTTCGTCAAGATCCCGATGTGGTGATGGTCGGGGAAATTCGTGACCTAGAGACGGCGCAAATTGCGGTTCAAGCATCATTAACGGGTCACTTAGTGATGTCGACATTGCACACGAATACCGCTGTTGGTGCGATTACTCGTCTGCGTGATATGGGGATCGAACCTTTCCTCATCTCGTCATCATTATTGGGAGTATTGGCTCAACGCTTAGTGAGAACATTATGTTCAGACTGCAAAGTGCCTTACCAAGCCGATAATGAGCAGAAAAAACTGTTTAATCTCGGCAGTGACCAAGAGTTGGTGCTGTACAAAGCTCATGGTTGTGAGCAGTGTAATAACAAAGGCTACCGTGGCCGAACGGGTATCCATGAACTTCTAATGATAGATGAATCCGTCCAAGAATTGATTCATGGCGAAGCGGGTGAACAAGCGATTGATAAATGCATCCGATCTAAAACGCCAAGTATTCGTGATGATGGTTTAGCGAAAGTGAAACGTGGCATAACCTCGCTTGAAGAAGTTATGCGAGTGACTAAGGAAGCATAA
- the gspH gene encoding type II secretion system minor pseudopilin GspH: MTIKRATGFTLIEIMLVLVLLSVSAVAVIATLPDNSDDLSKKQAQRFYQRFMLLNEEAVLSGKDFGIRVDESKSTYVYLTLAADGWQELEMDRIPAVTELDESIALQLTLGGGAWGSDDRLFEPSNLFDENMFGGDTQSDNLFADEKKKKPQKPPQLFLLSSGELTPFVLAIYPNVGDAAQDGWRISVKETGAVHLLTPGESDEE; this comes from the coding sequence ATGACAATCAAACGAGCCACAGGCTTTACCCTCATTGAGATTATGCTGGTATTGGTACTACTTTCCGTTAGTGCCGTAGCGGTGATCGCGACGCTGCCTGATAATAGTGATGATCTTAGTAAAAAACAGGCTCAACGCTTTTATCAGCGCTTCATGTTACTCAATGAAGAAGCAGTGCTAAGCGGTAAAGATTTTGGTATTCGAGTTGATGAGAGTAAGTCTACTTATGTTTACCTCACGCTGGCGGCTGATGGTTGGCAAGAGCTTGAGATGGACCGAATTCCAGCAGTGACAGAGTTAGATGAAAGTATCGCACTTCAGCTAACCTTGGGCGGTGGTGCGTGGGGAAGTGATGACCGACTTTTTGAGCCGAGCAACTTATTTGATGAGAACATGTTCGGCGGAGATACCCAATCTGACAATCTCTTCGCTGATGAAAAGAAGAAAAAACCTCAAAAACCACCACAACTCTTTTTACTCTCAAGTGGTGAACTGACTCCGTTTGTTTTAGCGATTTATCCCAACGTTGGAGATGCTGCTCAAGATGGTTGGCGTATTTCCGTGAAAGAGACGGGAGCGGTGCATCTACTCACCCCTGGAGAGAGCGATGAAGAATAA
- the gspL gene encoding type II secretion system protein GspL: MSEFLTVRLSSEHNVPIQWLVWSTNQSEVIASGQLDSYLQLEELVPYAQQRTTIVLLSSSDVVMTTVDIPAGAARQFESMLPYLVEDEIAQDADELHFSVLEKSGQKASVCGVDQNWLSQILGQFKQLGIEIKKVLPDGLALPVVDKGMSAVQVGQQWLMRKNAYQAVAVDQDWLPLFCQSDWFLGSEADTEGAAEQSIQCYSELPDESVLVGSTCKWEQQPATLVMQILAQEAIASSINLLTGHFKPKSSLLKYWKTWQKVAIASTFLIAVLATQQVLLVNQYEAQVKAYRAESERIFRSVFPDKRKIPTVSYLKRQMTTEQQRLSGSGQADSMLTWINLLPKTLGTISSIELQSLKYDGNRGEVRLQASGADFQNFEQARVKLSEQFNVEQGQLNRTGDSVMGSFVLKRK, translated from the coding sequence GTGAGCGAGTTTCTGACCGTTCGGCTGAGTAGCGAACATAATGTACCGATCCAATGGCTTGTTTGGTCTACAAACCAAAGTGAAGTGATTGCGAGTGGCCAGTTAGACAGTTATTTACAATTAGAAGAGCTGGTGCCTTATGCACAGCAGAGAACCACGATCGTCTTACTGTCGAGCAGCGATGTGGTTATGACGACGGTTGATATTCCGGCAGGCGCGGCGCGTCAGTTTGAAAGTATGTTGCCTTATTTGGTGGAAGATGAGATCGCTCAAGATGCCGATGAGCTGCATTTTAGTGTCTTAGAGAAATCAGGTCAGAAAGCGTCAGTTTGTGGGGTTGATCAGAATTGGCTCAGCCAAATATTAGGTCAATTCAAACAGCTTGGTATTGAGATCAAAAAAGTCTTACCGGATGGATTAGCACTGCCAGTCGTAGACAAAGGTATGAGTGCGGTGCAGGTTGGTCAGCAGTGGTTGATGCGCAAAAATGCTTATCAAGCGGTGGCGGTTGATCAAGATTGGCTTCCACTGTTCTGCCAGTCAGATTGGTTTTTAGGATCGGAAGCGGATACTGAAGGTGCTGCTGAGCAAAGTATACAGTGCTACAGCGAACTGCCCGACGAATCCGTGTTAGTTGGCTCAACCTGTAAGTGGGAGCAGCAGCCAGCAACGCTTGTGATGCAGATCCTCGCGCAAGAGGCGATAGCCAGCTCTATCAACTTATTAACGGGCCACTTTAAACCCAAGTCATCATTACTGAAATACTGGAAAACGTGGCAAAAAGTCGCGATTGCTAGCACCTTTTTGATCGCCGTTTTAGCTACGCAGCAAGTGTTACTCGTTAATCAGTATGAAGCTCAGGTGAAAGCTTATCGCGCCGAAAGTGAACGCATTTTCCGTAGCGTGTTCCCTGATAAAAGAAAGATCCCAACGGTGAGTTACCTAAAGCGTCAAATGACGACTGAGCAGCAACGCTTGTCTGGTTCTGGCCAAGCGGATTCCATGCTTACATGGATAAACCTACTGCCTAAAACGTTGGGGACCATCTCTAGTATTGAGTTGCAAAGCTTAAAATATGATGGCAATCGTGGCGAAGTTCGCCTCCAAGCAAGCGGTGCCGATTTCCAAAATTTTGAACAAGCACGAGTTAAGTTGTCTGAACAATTTAATGTTGAACAAGGCCAACTGAATCGCACCGGTGATTCAGTGATGGGCAGTTTCGTCTTAAAGCGTAAGTGA